One Kribbella sp. NBC_00662 genomic region harbors:
- the rpsJ gene encoding 30S ribosomal protein S10, with protein sequence MAGQKIRIRLKAYDHEVIDSSARKIVDTVTRTGAKVAGPVPLPTEKNVFCVIRSPHKYKDSREHFEMRTHKRLIDIIDPTPKTVDSLMRLDLPAGVDIEIKL encoded by the coding sequence ATGGCGGGACAAAAGATCCGCATCCGGCTGAAGGCCTACGACCACGAGGTCATCGACAGCTCGGCACGCAAGATTGTCGACACGGTGACGCGTACTGGTGCGAAGGTTGCTGGCCCGGTGCCGTTGCCGACGGAAAAGAACGTGTTCTGCGTCATCCGCTCGCCGCACAAGTACAAGGACAGCCGCGAGCACTTCGAGATGCGCACCCACAAGCGGCTCATCGACATCATCGACCCCACGCCGAAGACCGTCGACTCGCTGATGCGTCTCGACCTGCCGGCTGGTGTCGACATCGAGATCAAGCTCTGA
- the rplW gene encoding 50S ribosomal protein L23 codes for MSHGVNKDPRDVLRRPVVSEKSYGLLDEQKYTFEVDPTANKTEIKLAVEKVFKVKVSDVNTINRKGKRRRTRSGFGKRPDTKRAIVTLKGDDRIDIFGGQS; via the coding sequence ATGAGCCACGGAGTCAACAAGGACCCGCGTGACGTGCTGCGCCGGCCGGTCGTGAGCGAGAAGAGCTACGGCCTGCTGGACGAGCAGAAGTACACGTTCGAGGTCGACCCGACCGCCAACAAGACCGAGATCAAGCTCGCGGTCGAGAAGGTCTTCAAGGTCAAGGTCAGCGACGTGAACACCATCAACCGCAAGGGCAAGCGCCGTCGTACCCGCTCCGGGTTCGGCAAGCGCCCCGACACCAAGCGGGCGATCGTGACCCTCAAGGGTGACGACCGCATCGACATCTTCGGAGGCCAGTCGTAA
- the rplD gene encoding 50S ribosomal protein L4: MSTVDVVAVKGDKVSKKGSAELPAELFDVQVNVPLIHQVVVAQLAAARQGTHKAKSRGEVSGGGAKPYRQKGTGRARQGSTRAPQFTGGGVVHGPVPRDYSQRTPKKMIAAALRGSLSDRARDGRVFVVESFVDGDKPSTRSALNVLSQVTDPGKALVVVDRADELTWLSLRNVQHVHLIAADQLNAYDVLCSDAVVFTKSALDSFVAGAPKGKSVKAVATSTEAEEVEA; the protein is encoded by the coding sequence GTGAGCACCGTCGACGTCGTCGCCGTGAAGGGCGACAAGGTCAGCAAGAAGGGTTCCGCCGAGCTTCCGGCCGAGCTGTTCGACGTCCAGGTCAACGTGCCGCTGATCCACCAGGTCGTGGTGGCCCAGCTGGCGGCGGCCCGTCAGGGTACGCACAAGGCGAAGAGCCGGGGCGAGGTGTCCGGCGGTGGCGCCAAGCCGTACCGCCAGAAGGGCACCGGTCGCGCCCGCCAGGGTTCGACCCGCGCGCCGCAGTTCACCGGTGGTGGCGTCGTCCACGGCCCGGTGCCGCGCGACTACAGCCAGCGGACCCCGAAGAAGATGATCGCCGCCGCGCTCCGCGGCTCGCTGTCGGACCGGGCCCGTGACGGCCGCGTGTTCGTCGTCGAGAGCTTCGTGGACGGCGACAAGCCGTCGACCAGGTCGGCGCTGAACGTGCTCTCCCAGGTCACCGACCCGGGTAAGGCGCTGGTCGTGGTCGACCGCGCCGACGAGCTGACCTGGCTGAGCCTGCGCAACGTGCAGCACGTGCACCTGATCGCGGCCGACCAGCTCAACGCGTACGACGTGCTGTGCAGCGACGCGGTCGTGTTCACCAAGAGCGCGCTCGACTCGTTCGTCGCCGGCGCGCCCAAGGGCAAGTCCGTCAAGGCCGTCGCGACGTCGACTGAGGCCGAGGAGGTAGAAGCATGA
- the rplC gene encoding 50S ribosomal protein L3: MSTVKNTRGLLGTKLGMTQTWDENNRVVPVTVIQAGPCVVTGVRTADRDGYDGVQIAFGDIDPRKVTKPLRGHFDKAGVTPRRHLLELRTADASEYTLGQEIKAEAFEAGERVDVSATSKGKGFAGVMKRHGFGGLRATHGVHKKHRSPGSIGGCATPGRVFKGLRMAGRMGGEQVTTQNISVHAIDTDRGLILLKGAVPGPKGGLVLIRNAAKGAAK, from the coding sequence ATGAGCACTGTGAAGAACACGCGCGGTCTGCTGGGCACCAAGCTCGGCATGACCCAGACCTGGGACGAGAACAACCGAGTCGTCCCCGTCACCGTGATCCAGGCCGGGCCCTGCGTCGTCACCGGTGTCCGCACCGCGGACCGGGACGGCTACGACGGCGTCCAGATCGCCTTCGGCGACATCGACCCGCGCAAGGTGACCAAGCCCCTGCGCGGCCACTTCGACAAGGCCGGCGTGACGCCGCGGCGCCACCTGCTGGAGCTGCGCACCGCCGACGCCAGCGAGTACACGCTGGGTCAGGAGATCAAGGCCGAGGCCTTCGAGGCCGGTGAGCGGGTCGACGTTTCCGCGACCAGCAAGGGCAAGGGTTTCGCCGGTGTGATGAAGCGGCACGGCTTCGGTGGTCTGCGGGCCACCCACGGTGTGCACAAGAAGCACCGTTCGCCGGGCTCCATCGGCGGCTGCGCCACCCCGGGCCGGGTTTTCAAGGGTCTGCGGATGGCCGGCCGGATGGGTGGCGAGCAGGTCACCACGCAGAACATCTCCGTGCACGCGATCGACACCGACCGCGGCCTGATCCTGCTGAAGGGTGCGGTTCCCGGCCCCAAGGGCGGCCTGGTGCTGATCCGCAACGCCGCGAAGGGAGCTGCGAAGTGA
- the rplB gene encoding 50S ribosomal protein L2 → MGIRKYKPTTPGRRGSSVADFVELTRSTPEKSLLRPLPKKGGRNNSGKITTRHHGGGHKRAYRLIDFKRYDKDGVPAKVAHIEYDPNRTARIALLHYVDGEKRYILAPSNLQQGTVVENGPAADIKIGNNLPLRNIPVGSTIHAVELRPGGGAKMGRSAGASIQLVAKEGRMATLRMPSGEVRMVDVRCRATLGEVGNGEQSNINWGKAGRMRWKGKRPTVRGVAMNPVDHPHGGGEGKTSGGRHPVSPWGQPEGRTRTRKESDRMIVRRRKAGKKR, encoded by the coding sequence ATGGGGATCCGCAAGTACAAGCCGACGACGCCGGGCCGCCGTGGCTCGAGTGTGGCCGACTTCGTCGAGCTCACCCGTTCGACCCCCGAGAAGTCGCTGCTGCGTCCGCTCCCGAAGAAGGGCGGCCGGAACAACTCCGGCAAGATCACCACCCGGCACCACGGTGGCGGTCACAAGCGGGCGTACCGGCTGATCGACTTCAAGCGGTACGACAAGGACGGCGTGCCGGCGAAGGTCGCGCACATCGAGTACGACCCGAACCGCACCGCGCGGATCGCGTTGCTGCACTACGTGGACGGCGAGAAGCGCTACATCCTCGCCCCGTCGAACCTGCAGCAGGGCACGGTCGTCGAGAACGGCCCGGCCGCCGACATCAAGATCGGCAACAACCTGCCGCTGCGCAACATCCCGGTCGGTTCCACCATCCACGCGGTCGAGCTGCGGCCGGGCGGTGGCGCCAAGATGGGCCGCTCCGCCGGTGCCAGCATCCAGCTGGTCGCGAAGGAAGGCCGGATGGCCACCCTGCGGATGCCGTCCGGCGAGGTCCGGATGGTCGACGTGCGCTGCCGCGCCACCCTCGGTGAGGTCGGCAACGGCGAGCAGTCGAACATCAACTGGGGCAAGGCGGGCCGGATGCGCTGGAAGGGCAAGCGCCCGACCGTCCGCGGTGTCGCGATGAACCCGGTCGACCACCCGCACGGTGGTGGTGAGGGTAAGACCTCGGGTGGTCGCCACCCGGTGTCCCCGTGGGGTCAGCCTGAGGGCCGCACCCGCACCCGCAAGGAAAGCGACCGCATGATCGTCCGGCGCCGC